From Rutidosis leptorrhynchoides isolate AG116_Rl617_1_P2 chromosome 3, CSIRO_AGI_Rlap_v1, whole genome shotgun sequence, a single genomic window includes:
- the LOC139896216 gene encoding probable nucleolar protein 5-2, producing MLVLFETPAGFALFKVLDEGKLSKVDDLWKEFSSADTARQVVKLKAFSKFENTSEALSAATLLIDSKPSKGLRKFLRSHCDGETLAVADSKLGNAIKEKLKIDCVHNQGVMELMRGVRSQLTELITGLGAQDLAPMSLGLSHSLSRYKLKFSPDKVDTMIIQAIGLLDDLDKELNTYAMRVREWYGWHFPELAKIVSDNILYAKAVKLMGYRTNAAKLDFSEILSEEIEAELKEAAVVSMGTEVSELDLVNIKDLCDQVLSLSEYRAQLYDYLKTRMNTIAPNLTAIVGELVGARLIAHGGSLINLAKQPGSTVQILGAEKALFRALKTKHSTPKYGLIYHASLIGQAAPKHKGKISRSLAAKTALAIRYDALGDTQDNTMGMENRLKLEARLRSLEGRELGRSAGSTKGKPKIEAYNKDLKKGDGAMITPAKTYNVAADSVLGRIEAEAEKDVEMVAPPSTTDEGKKKDKKKKKKKDDEEEAVADEDTGAGKKKDKKKKKKAVEEEVVEVEKEEEKKKKKKRKHADEDEDEEAESEKPSKKKKDKKKKKTEE from the exons ATGTTAGTTCTTTTTGAAACGCCAGCTGGTTTCGCCCTTTTTAAAGTTTTGGATGAAGGAAAGCTTTCCAAAGTTGAT GATTTATGGAAGGAGTTCTCATCTGCTGATACTGCCAGACAG GTGGTTAAGCTAAAAGCTTTTTCTAAATTTGAGAACACATCAGAAGCACTATCAGCAGCTACTCTGTTAATTGATAGTAAGCCCAGTAAAGGTTTGCGCAAATTCTTACGTTCTCATTGCGATGGTGAGACATTGGCTGTTGCAGACTCCAAACTTGGTAATGCAATTAAGGAAAAACTG AAAATCGACTGTGTTCATAACCAAGGTGTTATGGAACTTATGAGAGGTGTCAGAAGTCAACTAACCGAACTCATAACTGGTTTGGGTGCACAAGATTTAGCCCCAATGAGTTTAGGTTTATCTCATAGTCTGTCTAGATACAAACTTAAGTTTAGTCCAGATAAG GTGGATACCATGATTATTCAAGCTATTGGGTTGTTAGATGATCTTGATAAAGAACTCAACACGTATGCAATGAGGGTTCGAGAATGGTACGGTTGGCATTTTCCGGAGCTTGCTAAAATCGTGTCCGACAACATTCTTTATGCCAAAGCAGTAAAGCTCATGGGTTACCGCACGAACGCTGCAAAACTTGATTTTTCCGAG ATACTGAGTGAAGAGATTGAAGCTGAACTAAAAGAGGCTGCAGTGGTTTCTATGGGAACCGAAGTTAGCGAACTTGACTTGGTCAATATTAAGGATCTTTGTGATCAAGTTTTGTCTTTATCTGAATACAGAGCACAACTGTATGATTATTTAAAGACCAGGATGAATACAATTGCGCCAAATTTAACTGCTATTGTTGGAGAACTTGTTGGTGCTCGTCTAATTGCACACGGGGGTAGTTTGATTAATCTTGCGAAACAGCCCGGTAGTACGGTTCAAATTCTTGGTGCAGAAAAGGCACTTTTTAGGGCTTTGAAGACAAAACATTCAACACCTAAATACGGGCTTATTTATCATGCGAGTTTGATTGGTCAAGCAGCACCAAAACACAAGGGGAAGATTTCGCGTTCGCTTGCTGCGAAAACGGCGTTAGCGATTCGGTATGATGCGCTTGGTGATACTCAAGATAATACTATGGGAATGGAGAATCGTCTCAAG CTTGAAGCGAGATTAAGGAGTCTTGAAGGACGAGAACTTGGTCGTTCAGCGGGGTCTACTAAAGGCAAACCTAAGATTGAAGCTTataacaaggatctcaagaaaggaGATGGTGCAATGATTACTCCCGCTAAG ACATACAATGTAGCAGCAGATTCGGTACTTGGGAGGATAGAAGCAGAAGCTGAGAAAGATGTAGAGATGGTGGCCCCACCATCTACTACTGATGAAGGAAAGAAGAAAgataaaaagaagaagaaaaagaaggatGACGAAGAAGAAGCAGTTGCAGATGAAGATACTGGTGCTGGAAAAAAGAAagacaaaaagaaaaagaaaaaggcaGTTGAAGAAGAAGTTGTTGAAGTAGAGAAAGAAGAggagaaaaagaagaaaaagaagagaaaacatgctgatgaagatgaagatgaagaagctgAGAGTGAAAAGCCAAGTAAGAAGAAGAAagacaagaaaaagaagaagactGAAGAGTAA